CTGCAGGGCGGCGAAGCCGATGCGGTGCTGGCGCACGAGATGGCGCACTTCAGCGGCCAGGACACGCTCTACTCACGGAAGATCGGACCGCTGCTGGTGCGGTACGACACCTATTTGAAAGCGTTGCACGATGGCTTTGTGACCTGGCCGATCTATTCGTTCATGCTCTGCTTTCGCGCGCTCTTCCAGCTGTCGCTGGGCAAGCTCAGCCGGCAGCGAGAATTTCGCGCCGATCGCGTCGCCATGGAAGCGACTTCGCCGCGCGATGCCGCCGGCGCACTGCTCCGCACGGTGGCTTATTCGAAGTATTGGTCAGGAATCGAAGCGGAACTCTTCGAACAAGAGCGGGCACTGGAAAACATCAATGTTTGCGAACGCATCGAACGTGGATTTCACGAATATGCGTCGAAATTTGCGAGCAGCACCGACATCGGCGAACTAGCCCCGGCCCATCCATTTGACTCGCATCCACCGCTCGAACAGCGACTCGCCGCCCTCGGCATGCAACTCGATTCGGCCGATACTCAGGCGTTGCTGACCACGCCCGGCGACGGCCAATGGTATCGCACCATTCCAGCCGCGGAACCGCTGGAAGCAGAACAGTGGAAAGCATACGAAGATCGCTTTTGCGCGATCCACGAGCAGTCGCTCCCTTACCGCTTTTTGCCCGAAACCGATGAAGAACGGGCCATCGTCGAGCAAACCTTTCCGCCCGAGACGTTCACCAGCCGCAAAGGTGATTTGTCGCTCGATCACGAAAAGTTCAAACGCGCGAACTGGCCGGCCCCAATTCGCTTTGCCGAAATCACCGGCCTCTTGCTCGAAAACAACGTACTGAAGATCGACTACAACGATGGGCGGAAACAGTCGCTAACGCTCCCCATTTCTGAATTCGCCCGCCAAACATCGCTGATCAGCGCGATCCAAAACTACTACGGCAGGTACCTGGCCGCGGCGGAGTATCAGAAGCAGAAGAAGGCGAAGGGAGCAGCGAAATAACCGCCACCGCCTCTGCGGCGGTGGCGATTGGTGGTTTCCGACTAGTCCCCTGGTTCTTCGAGATACGTATAGCCATTCAGCCCATCCTCATAGAACTTTAGGAAGCGGCCTGCTTCTTGGTAACTAAGGTGGCCTTCGCGGACTGCCGTTTCCACGGCGGTTTGCAGGCGGGTGACGAGGTCGCTGTGGTCGAACTCGACGTAGTCGAGCACTTCGCGGACGGTGTCACCCTTCACGATGGCTTCGAGGATGACTTCGTTGTTCGAGCCGACGTCGACGTGCACCGTGTTGGTGTCGCCGAAGAGGTTGTGCAAGTCGCCGAGAATTTCTTGATAGGCACCGATGAGGAACGTGGAGAGGTAATACGGCTGGCCGTCGTAGGTATGGAGCAGCAGCGTCCGTTTGACGTCGCGGCGGTCGATGAACTGATCGATCTTGCCGTCGCTGTCGCAGGTGATGTCGCCGAGGACCGCGGGGCGGGTCGGGCGTTCGGTGTGCCGATGGATCGGCATGACCGGGAACAACTGCTTGATGGCCCAGCTATCTGGCATCGATTGAAACAGGCTGAAGTTGCAGAAATACGTATCGCTGAGCATCAGGTCGAGCCCTTCGAGCTCTTCCGGCATGTAGTCGAGCTGTTCCGCAAAACGGCGAATCTTGCGGCAGATGGCCCAGAACATCGTCTCGGCGACGGACCGCTGTTCGAGCGATAGGTAGCCCGTGCCGAAGAGGGTCATCGACACGTCCATCGCCTGCTGAGCGTCGTGGAAACTCTCGAGCACGTTGCGCGCGGTCACGCCTTTGTACGTATCCATCAAGTCGTGCAACGGCTGTTCGGACTGCTCCGTGATCTCTGGCAAATGCTCTTCGCTGCCATTCGGCCCAGGGTTTCCTTGGCCCGAAACGCCGAGCACGCCGAAGACGAGAGCCGCGTGATACGCAGCAACCGCTCGGCCGCTTTCGCTGATGATGTTGGGATGCTTCACCTGCGCTTCGTCGCAGACGTTCTGCAGGTGATATACCACGTCGTTGGCGTATTCCTGCAACGTGTAGTTCATGCTCGATTCGAAATTGGTCTGGCTGCCGTCGTAATCAACGCCCAGACCGCCGCCGACGTCGAGGTACTCGAGCCCCGCGCCGCGCTTGATCAGATCGACATACGCCCGGCCGGCTTCCGTCATCGCGCCCTTGATCTGGCGGATGTTGGTGATCTGGCTACCGAGGTGGAAGTGCAACAGCTTGAAGCAGTCGAGCATGTCGCGGCTCTTCAGCTCTTCGACCGCTTTCAAGATTTCACCGACGGTCAGACCGAACTTGCTGCGGAACCCGCCCGACGATTGCCAGCGGCCCGAGCCCTTGGCGGCGAGCTTGATGCGCATGCCGATCTGCGGCCGCACGCCGACTTTTTCGGCGTATTTCAAAATGAGCGCGAGCTCGGTGTACTTCTCGACGACCGGAATCACATTGCGGCCGATCTTCTGCGCGAGCATCGCCATTTCGATGAACTCGGCATCCTTAAAGCCGTTGCAAATGATCGGCGTGACGGCGTCGGTCATCGCGACCACGGCGAGGAGCTCGGGCTTGCTACCCGCTTCGAGACCAAAGCCGTAAGGCTTGCCGTATTGCACGACTTGTTCGACGACGTGCCGCTGCTGATTTACCTTGATCGGGTAAACGCAAACGTAGCGACCCTTGTAGTCGTGCTCTTTGATGGCTTGGGCGAAGACATCGTGCATCTCGCGGAGGCGATCCTTGAGAATGCCGTTGAAGCGCAACAGAATCGGCAAATCGAGGCCGCGCAGCTGCAGCCGGTCGACGAGCTCCTTCATGTCGATGCTGATGTTGGGGTCCTTGTTGGGATGGACCGCCATGTGCCCTTGGGCGTTGATCGAGAAATAGCCCTTACCCCAGCGCGGCACATCGTACAGCTCGCTGGCATCGGTAATGGTCCAACGCTCCACGGCATCTTTCAGCATCTCAGGCAGTCCCCAAGGCAAGTGATTTTCGGAACAGGAAAACGAATGATTATACGCGCTTCGGCTGCATAGCAAGGACGGCAATTTCCCGCAGCGGGGAAAATTAACGATGGGCCGGCGCGGCAGGTGTTTGCAGCGACAGCGCCAGCCGTTGCATCCCTTCGGCCATCGTGATCTTGGGTTCGTAACCAAAATCGCGCTTCGCCGCCGAAATGTCGAACCAGTGCGAAGTGCCGAGCTGCAGCGCGAGGAACCGCGTCATTCGCGGCTCGTCGGTGCGGCGGAGCAGCGTCCATAGCCCTTCGAGCAGCGCGCCGGCGGCATACGCGCCGCGGGTGCTGATGCCTCTTCGTACCGGCGGCAAGTGTGCGAGCGACATGATCTGGTCGATCCAGTTCCAGCAGTTCACCGGCTCGTCGTTGGTGATGAAATACGCCTTGCCGCAAACGGGCGAGCCCGGCTTGAGGGCGTCGGCAGCTTGCAGATGGGCCGTCGCGGCGTTCTCTACATACACTGCATCGACTTGATTGTGGCGATCGCCGACGTAACGCAACTTGCCGCTGCGAGCCCGCGCGAGAAGCCGCGGAATGAGATGCTGATCGCGAGGCCCCCAAATCAAATGAGGCCGCAGCGCCACGGTGAGAATATCCTGACAATTAGGATCGAGCACCAGTTCTTCGGCGATGGCTTTGGTGTGGGGATAGTGCGCGAGAAACTTCTGCGGATACGGCACGCTCTCATCGACACCACACTGATCGCCACCGGCAAAAGTCACGCTCGGGCTGCTGGTGTAGATCAGCTTTTTCACTTTATTGACGTAACAAGCCTCCAGCACATTAGCCGTGCCGTTGACGTTCACATCCCAGTAATCGCGCAGCTTCCCCCAGATGCCGGCGATCGCAGCGACGTGAAACACCGCGTCGACACCTGCGGCGGCTTTCACCACCGACGGCAACTCGCGCACGTCGCCGCGGGCGAGATCGACGCCGAGCGCGGTCAATTCGGGAGTATCGCGCCGCACGAGGGCGCGCACGCGATCGCCGCGGGCGATCAGTTGTTCGACGATATAGCGGCCGAGAAACCCGTTGGCGCCGGTGACGAGTGCATGCACTTAGATCAGTCCTCTTCCCCATCGAATCCACCGCCAAGCGAGACCGGCAATTACCAGGGGAGCCGCCACTCCCCCGAGGCACGTGCTGATAGATGGGTGCTCAAAAAACGTATTCAAACCAAACAATAACAAGCCAGGCGCCAAACCGCACAGCACGATCCAGCCGTTGATTTGCGCGATTCGCCGCGCCGACTTTTCTCGTTGTCCGTAAACTTTCATGCCTCTCATTCTAACCGCGCGCAATTTGGTTGAAATCCCGTGCTAATCGGGCGAAGATGCCCGAGCTATTTCAACAAAAAGGCACTGCCATGTCGCATCTTTCGTTTCGCCGTTTGCTCTACGCGATCGCGTGTAGCTTCGTCATCGTCAGTGATGTGATGGCTCAAGAACCAAAGCCCGTCGCTCCTGACACGCTCGACAAGGACTACGCCGCCGAACTGCCGCGAACAGCGCCGCTGTCGCCAGCCGAGGCCATGAAGTCGTTTGAAATCGCTCCTGGTTTTCGATTGGAACAAGTGGCCGCCGAGCCGCTTGTCGCCGATCCGATTGCGATCTGCTTCGACGAGAACAGCCGGATGTTCGTCGTCGAAATGCGTGGCTATTCGGAGAACCGCGAAGAAAAGCTCAGCCGAATTCAATTGCTCGAAGATACCGATGACGACGGCAAGTTCGACAAGAGCACGACCTTCGCCGATGGCTTGCTGTGGCCGACGGCCATTCATTGCTGGCGCGGCGGCGTGTTCGTCGCCGATGCTCCCGACTTGCTCTATCTCAAAGATACGAACGGCGACGGCCAAGCGGACGTCAAGAAAGTCGTGCTCACCGGTTTTGAGACGAGTAATGTGCAAGGCCTGGTGAATACGTTTCAGTGGTCGCTCGATAATCGTATTACTGCAGCCATTAGCAGCAGCGGCGCCGAATTGCGAAAGCCGGACGATCCGAACGGCAAGGCTTTGTCACTCCGCGGGCGCGATTTGTCGTTCGATCCGGAGACCATGGATCTTGCCGCGATCAGCGGCGGTGGTCAGCACGGGGCAACGACGGACATTTGGGGAAATCGATTCGTCTGCAGCAACAGCGATCATATTCAAGCCATTCTCTACGAAGATCGCTATCTCTCGCGCAATCCGTATCTGGCCGTGGGCCAGGTTCGCCGGAGCATTGCCACCGATGGTCCGCAAGCCGATGTCTTTCGCATCAGCCCGGTGGAACCGTGGCGGATCGTGCGCACCCGGTTGCGCGCCAACAAAATCGTGCCGGGCATTGTCGAAGGTGGTGGCCGGCCGGCAGGTTATTTCACCAGTGCCACGGGCTTGACGATCTACAACGGCGACGCGTGGCCCGAGATGGTCGGTCAGGCATTTGTCGGCGATGTCGGCAGCAACATCGTGCATCGCAAGCAACTTGTTTTTTCCGGAGGCGATTTCCGCGCTTCGCGCATCGAAAGAGACAAGGAGTTTCTGGCCTCGCGCGACACCTGGTTCCGCCCAGTGCAATTTGCCAATGCGCCGGACGGCTGTTTGTATATCTGTGACATGTACCGCGAGACGATCGAGCACCCTCAGAGCATCCCACCGATCCTGAAGAAACATCTCGATCTCACCAGTGGTCGCGATCAGGGACGGATCTATCGCGTGTTTCACGTGAATTCCCAGCTGCGAAAATCCTTGCCCAAATTCGGTCAGGCGTCGGTGGCCGACCTGGCCGCCGCCCTGCATCACCCCAACGGCTGGCACCGAGAAACCGCGGCCCGGCTGCTGTGCGAGCGGAAGGATCGCGAGGGGAAGGAGATTATCGAGCAACTTTTGGCAGCCGAGCGCAAGGCAGACCAACCTGCCAATTACCCCCGCATCCTCTATCTGCTGGAAAAATTCGGAGCGTTGTCGGAGAGCTTAGTGCGAGATCGGCTCGAAGACTCGCATCCACGCCTGCGGGAACATGCCTATCGGCTGGCGGAAGGACATCTTCATTCGGCGCGAATCCGGCAAGCGATTGCCAATCCACAGCGTCACAATGATCACCTCCTCGATTCCCAGGTGCGCGCACAGAAATACTTCACGCTGGGATATCTGCCGGTGGAGGAACGAATTGCGGCGGTCAACAGCGATTATTTGGGGGGCGAGGGTTATCAGACCGCCCTCTTGTCTTCGTTTGCCGATGGCGCTGGCCTGTTGCTGGAGAAGATTGCCGAGGAAGACACCGTCAAGCTGTCTTCCAAGACAGGTCATGTGAAATTGATGCAGACCCTCTTCCGTCAGATCGGCAAGCAGCAGCATCCAGCCGATGTTGCCATCGCGATCAAGATTCTCGCCCGTTGGTCCGAACAAAAGTCATCTCTTGTCCCTGTCGGCGTCGAAGCTCTGGCAGCCCGACAGGATTCACCTCTCGCCCGGCAACTCGCCAAAGCCACCGGCGGCAAAGCCGATGAATGGCTGCAGGAAATGATTGCAGACGCTGCCAAGAATGCCCGCAATCGTGCAGCAGAGCCCAGCGACCGCGTTGCCAGCTTGCAGCAGCTGAGACTCGCTGCGTTTCCGCAAGTGGAGCCTGTCGTCGCGCAACTCATCTCACCGGCCGAACCTGCTGAAGTGCAATCGGCTGCGCTCACGTTGCTCGGCTACTTCGATGCGCCACCAATCGCCGATCTTCTCGTTGCTCGCTACGAACAACTTACGCCGTCGATGAAAAGCCGAAGCCTGGATTTGCTCCTTTCTCGATACTCATGGTCGCTGAAGTTGCTCGAGGCCATCGAAAACAATTCCGTGCCGGCTCTCGAACTGGATGCTACACGCCTGAAAATGCTCAAGGAAACTCTCGTTTCAAGAGTAGATCAACGGATTCAAAAGATCAGCAAGTCCGACCTCACGCCGTATCGTAGAGATGTCCTCAACAGCTACTATTCGGTACTCAAAGAGACGGGCGATGCCACTCGCGGCAAAGAGATCTTCAAAAAGAACTGCGCGGCCTGTCACAAGTTGCAAGGCATCGGTCACGAGATCGGCCCGAATTTGGCGGCTATGAAGAACCGCGGGGCGGAAGCGATCTTGGTAAACGTGCTCGATCCCAATCGCGAGGTGAATCCGCAGTATCTCAACTATCTGCTGCTGACGACCGACGGCCGATCGTTGAGCGGCATTCTTAGCGCCGAAACGGCAACCAGCGTGACGCTGCGTAAGCAAGAGAACGTCAGCGAAACGATTCTCCGCGTTGATATCGAAAGTCTGAAAAGCACCGGCCAATCGCTGATGCCGGTGGGGCTGGAGAAGCAGATCGATCGGGCCGCGATGGTGGATTTGTTGGAGTATTTGAAGACGGTGGAATGATGCAGGGCGACGTAGCACGAACCTAGGGGTTCGTGCTACGCGATCCTGCCGACATGGTTCACTTCGCCGATTGGCTGAACTATATTCTCCATTCTGCGATTTACTTTTTGCATTCCTCGAAAGGCCTCTATGAAACTCTCCCCATTTGCTTTGTTGCTTGTGCTTTCCTGCACGATTGCCTCTGCTCAAGAATCGATCTTCGATGGCAAGACTCTCGAAGGTTGGAAGGGCAACGACGCTTTCTGGTCGGTGAAGGACGGCACGATCACTGGTCAGACCACCAAAGAAAACCCGACCAAGGGCAACACGTTTCTCATCTGGCAGGGTGGCGAGATCGGCGACTTCGAATTGAAGTTGCAGTTCAAGATCGTCGGCGGTAACAGCGGCATTCAATATCGCAGCGTCGACAAGGGGAACCACGTCGTCAACGGTTACCAGGCCGACTTCGAAGCCGGCGACACCTACATCGGCATCCTGTACGAAGAAGGTGGCCGCGGCATTCTCGCTCAGCGGACCCAGAAGGTCGAAATCGCCAGCGATGGCAAGAAGACCGTCGCCAGCGAACCGACTGTCGACAACAAGGAATTCCTTGCCAGCGTGAAGAAGGAAGACTGGAACACGTTCGAAATCACCGCCAAGGGTCCGCACCTGGTGCACAAGATCAACGGCCACACCACGATCGACGTGACCGACAACCAAGAAGGCAAAGCCAAGGCCAGCGGCATTCTCGCCCTGCAATTGCACGCCGGTCCGCCGATGACCGTGCAGTTCAAGGACATTCAGCTGAAGAAGTTGAAGTAAGGGGAAGAGACGAAGGGCATAGGGGTTAGAGGTTAGGACGATGCCTAATCTCTGATCTCTGCTAGCTCTGGTCTCCTATTCTATCTAGGCAGGAATATCAGTACCCTGCCGTCGACGTTGCAGAACAGATTCTGCCCCTCTTGATGAAACGGCTCGTCCCAGTGGCAATGACCGCAGAGGACGAGCAGGTCGCGGCAGGGCTCTAGCGCTGCATTGATCAGGTCGAGGCCGGCTTGCTGCGGGCCGTTTCCTTGCGGGCCCTGATGAAATAGCAGCACATTCGCGCAGCGGTCGGTGCAATGCTCGATCGCCGTGAGGAACTCTTCTTCCGTCTTCCGATTGTTCTTACGCGGGTTGCCGAGAATTCCGGAGACGCCGCCGATCGTGAACGATCGGCTGTGGAATGTCTTGCCGTCGAGCACGCGGACTTCCGTGAGCAGTTCATGCGGGTTGAGCTCGTCGTGATTTCCCAGCACCGCTGCAGTTTCGCTGGCGATGCGCGCCAGGGCATTGAACGCGCTCGTTACATCGCCCGTGCCGCCCAGTTTGTTCAGATCCGGGTAGTCATAGAAATCGCCGCAGAGCAGACACAGATCAAGCGCCGGCAAATCCTCAGCCTGCTGCAGCCGTTCGATTTCATCCGCCAAGAGTTCGCCGAGCAAGCGATTGGTCGATTCTTTTTCCCGTCCTTGCAGATCTGCCGTGGCGAGAATAGTGGGTTGCGGGCCTGCAGAATTCTCGTAGCGCACTGTGTAGACAGGGAGCCGCCGATTCCGCGGCCCGGACGAACCCGAGGTGCGGAAAGGGATTTCGTGAATCAGCTCGGGCTCGTCGTGGGTAAACATGCAAGCCAGGACAAGTCTGCCGGTCGGCAGGTTCACACGGCAAAAACTCGAGCCTGAAACGGCTTCAAGCCAAAGCCGGCCGTGCCGCCCGTAATGTATGGCAGGTCCTGTCCCACGCCGCCGTGTTCGCGTAGCGACGGCCGATAGCCCCAGGGCCAGGCAACGTCGATGTGCGGGTAATCACGGCCGCTGAGATTGGCCACCACGATCACCTGATCGTTGCTCCCCAGGCCGCGGCCACCGGTGCGGCAATAGGCCAGCAGGCGTTCGCCGTCGTTGCCGTCAAACTCGGGGTGAAAGCCGGGATTGCCCGAGCTAAAGCCGAAGAACTCCACTTCGTTGCGCTGCAGGGCGCCGTGCCATTTTCGCAATTGGATCAGATTGGTCACGCGGCTCAACACTTCGGCGTGCCCCGGTTCGGCGCGGCGATACCAATCAACCGGGTCCGACATTTTCAGCCGCCAATTGCGGTTGTCGATGTCGTGCAGATCGGCAAATTCTTCGCCGGCCAGAAACATCGGAATGCCCGCCGCAGTGAGCGTTAGCGCGAACGTCGTTATCACCTGCTCAAAGGCAATCCCAGCCAGGCCGATCCGCGAATTCGGATCGCGCCGCTCGCCAGTCAATTTTTGCAGGTAATAGTCGAGCAGCCGCTGCTCGTGATCAGCTTCGATATCGTGCGACGTGCAGTAGGCCACACGATTGGCCAGATCCCAAAAGACCCGATTCGGGCGTTCATCGGGCGAAAAAACATCGGGCCGAGCGGCCATCAACGATTGTTTCATGCGCACACTGCGCGAGTGCTCGCCGAGCTTCGTCCCCAGCGTGTTCGAGACCAGCGCCCGGAGCGTATCGCGAAAATGAAAGTCCCACATGCTGTCGACCACGCGCCGGCCGCGATGATTCGCGCCGGTGATTCCCGCCCGCCGCCAAGAGTCTTCGGCGATGACGATGAACGGCCTGCCGGCAAAGAGTTGGTCATTCACCGCGTGCGCTTTTTCGGTGAAGTCTTGAATGAAGTCGTAGTTATCGATCCCCTTGAACTCATCGAGGCGAAAACCATCGACGTGATATTCCTTGACGAAGAACTCGGCCATGCCGAACTGAAAGTTGCGGGCCTGAAACGCACCGCCGCGCTGCGTGCGATAGCGAAACGCTTTGCCGCCCCAGTCCGGCCGGCCGTCACCGTTGGGATCTTTCTCCTCGTCACCGCTGTAGAGGAAGAACCAATCGTAAGCCAGGTCCTGCAGCGGGCACTTGCGGCCGTGGTTCATCACCACGTCCATAATCACGCGCACTCCCTTGGTGTGGCAGTAGTGCACGAAGCTCTTCAGATCAAAAGGCTCGCCCAAGTCGTAATCGGGCGCGAAGAAAAACCGCGTGCCGTAGCCCCAGTTGAGCGTGTCGGCCGAATCCTGAATCGGCAGCAGTTCGATGCAATTCACTCCCAGCGGCAGAATGTATTTGTCGAGCATCTCGAACCGCGTCTTGTCAAACGTGCCGAGCCCGACCTGCCGATCAAAGCCATCCTCGCCCGGATCGGCCCAGCGCATCGGCAGTTCATAAATCACCAGCTGATTGTTCTGCGGTAAACCTCCGGTGGGCATCTCGCCGCGCCAGTCAAAACCAGGCCGATGGCGATGATTGTTGCGAATGTAAAACACGCCGCGATAACCAGAGAACCGCGTCAGCTCCTCGGCGTACGGATCGGGAACGGTGATCGTTGCCTGGCCCGATCGCTCAAGCAGAAACTCATACTCGTACTCGCCATCGGGCAGATGCAGCGACGACAGATCGATCTGCCACCAGCCGTCATTGGTCGAGTTCAAATCGGCATGCCGCCAATTGCGCGGAAAGCCTCCTTCGCGCGGCAAGGGAGCAAATTGAAGTTGCAAGCGCGCAGCATCGAGCGCAGGAATTCGCAGTAAGTTCGACATGGCAAGAAAATCCCGAGGTAAGTCGCGGTGTGGGCCAAGAGAGGATTGACCGCAGTTGTAGCTCACCCGAGGGATGAATGCGCCACGTGACAGTTCTTGTCAGTGGCGAGCTGTTTGCCGCGGGCACTTCTACTCCGCAATCACTTCGCGCAACTTATCTGCCAATCGCTGGCCGGCAACAACGGCCTGACGGCGGGCGATGGCGCGGGCTTTCTTTTCCGTGCCGATCGGCAGGATGGGCACATCTTGAATCGGCACCACGCCGGACTTGTAGTCGTCCCACAGCACGATCGGCAGTTCGCCGTTGAGATAAGC
This region of Anatilimnocola floriformis genomic DNA includes:
- a CDS encoding M48 family metallopeptidase — protein: MPAANQNATVFPFFKTFVLPALLIFLVPLIGYFFFRHAQSRYDGMMRETILSQVQADQRLDAEGRANAVEFFSKVPFSRLVQNEEFARDVPSNLKIYFATFRWMILIAGASIVLGIGVFVVAGICVVCSLRSHYAQYLSLLVGWHVLRIFGALQAVAQGTLLVALSYWMTALWTNSFYPQLIVVVGILAVVAVCLVIAAIFRRVKNDFVVPGQMLEKDAAGPIWDEMKRICARVGTEPPDQIIAGIDDNFYVTERPVTVGGKEYHGRTLFVSLSLLKQLQGGEADAVLAHEMAHFSGQDTLYSRKIGPLLVRYDTYLKALHDGFVTWPIYSFMLCFRALFQLSLGKLSRQREFRADRVAMEATSPRDAAGALLRTVAYSKYWSGIEAELFEQERALENINVCERIERGFHEYASKFASSTDIGELAPAHPFDSHPPLEQRLAALGMQLDSADTQALLTTPGDGQWYRTIPAAEPLEAEQWKAYEDRFCAIHEQSLPYRFLPETDEERAIVEQTFPPETFTSRKGDLSLDHEKFKRANWPAPIRFAEITGLLLENNVLKIDYNDGRKQSLTLPISEFARQTSLISAIQNYYGRYLAAAEYQKQKKAKGAAK
- the speA gene encoding biosynthetic arginine decarboxylase — translated: MLKDAVERWTITDASELYDVPRWGKGYFSINAQGHMAVHPNKDPNISIDMKELVDRLQLRGLDLPILLRFNGILKDRLREMHDVFAQAIKEHDYKGRYVCVYPIKVNQQRHVVEQVVQYGKPYGFGLEAGSKPELLAVVAMTDAVTPIICNGFKDAEFIEMAMLAQKIGRNVIPVVEKYTELALILKYAEKVGVRPQIGMRIKLAAKGSGRWQSSGGFRSKFGLTVGEILKAVEELKSRDMLDCFKLLHFHLGSQITNIRQIKGAMTEAGRAYVDLIKRGAGLEYLDVGGGLGVDYDGSQTNFESSMNYTLQEYANDVVYHLQNVCDEAQVKHPNIISESGRAVAAYHAALVFGVLGVSGQGNPGPNGSEEHLPEITEQSEQPLHDLMDTYKGVTARNVLESFHDAQQAMDVSMTLFGTGYLSLEQRSVAETMFWAICRKIRRFAEQLDYMPEELEGLDLMLSDTYFCNFSLFQSMPDSWAIKQLFPVMPIHRHTERPTRPAVLGDITCDSDGKIDQFIDRRDVKRTLLLHTYDGQPYYLSTFLIGAYQEILGDLHNLFGDTNTVHVDVGSNNEVILEAIVKGDTVREVLDYVEFDHSDLVTRLQTAVETAVREGHLSYQEAGRFLKFYEDGLNGYTYLEEPGD
- a CDS encoding NAD-dependent epimerase/dehydratase family protein yields the protein MHALVTGANGFLGRYIVEQLIARGDRVRALVRRDTPELTALGVDLARGDVRELPSVVKAAAGVDAVFHVAAIAGIWGKLRDYWDVNVNGTANVLEACYVNKVKKLIYTSSPSVTFAGGDQCGVDESVPYPQKFLAHYPHTKAIAEELVLDPNCQDILTVALRPHLIWGPRDQHLIPRLLARARSGKLRYVGDRHNQVDAVYVENAATAHLQAADALKPGSPVCGKAYFITNDEPVNCWNWIDQIMSLAHLPPVRRGISTRGAYAAGALLEGLWTLLRRTDEPRMTRFLALQLGTSHWFDISAAKRDFGYEPKITMAEGMQRLALSLQTPAAPAHR
- a CDS encoding PVC-type heme-binding CxxCH protein is translated as MSHLSFRRLLYAIACSFVIVSDVMAQEPKPVAPDTLDKDYAAELPRTAPLSPAEAMKSFEIAPGFRLEQVAAEPLVADPIAICFDENSRMFVVEMRGYSENREEKLSRIQLLEDTDDDGKFDKSTTFADGLLWPTAIHCWRGGVFVADAPDLLYLKDTNGDGQADVKKVVLTGFETSNVQGLVNTFQWSLDNRITAAISSSGAELRKPDDPNGKALSLRGRDLSFDPETMDLAAISGGGQHGATTDIWGNRFVCSNSDHIQAILYEDRYLSRNPYLAVGQVRRSIATDGPQADVFRISPVEPWRIVRTRLRANKIVPGIVEGGGRPAGYFTSATGLTIYNGDAWPEMVGQAFVGDVGSNIVHRKQLVFSGGDFRASRIERDKEFLASRDTWFRPVQFANAPDGCLYICDMYRETIEHPQSIPPILKKHLDLTSGRDQGRIYRVFHVNSQLRKSLPKFGQASVADLAAALHHPNGWHRETAARLLCERKDREGKEIIEQLLAAERKADQPANYPRILYLLEKFGALSESLVRDRLEDSHPRLREHAYRLAEGHLHSARIRQAIANPQRHNDHLLDSQVRAQKYFTLGYLPVEERIAAVNSDYLGGEGYQTALLSSFADGAGLLLEKIAEEDTVKLSSKTGHVKLMQTLFRQIGKQQHPADVAIAIKILARWSEQKSSLVPVGVEALAARQDSPLARQLAKATGGKADEWLQEMIADAAKNARNRAAEPSDRVASLQQLRLAAFPQVEPVVAQLISPAEPAEVQSAALTLLGYFDAPPIADLLVARYEQLTPSMKSRSLDLLLSRYSWSLKLLEAIENNSVPALELDATRLKMLKETLVSRVDQRIQKISKSDLTPYRRDVLNSYYSVLKETGDATRGKEIFKKNCAACHKLQGIGHEIGPNLAAMKNRGAEAILVNVLDPNREVNPQYLNYLLLTTDGRSLSGILSAETATSVTLRKQENVSETILRVDIESLKSTGQSLMPVGLEKQIDRAAMVDLLEYLKTVE
- a CDS encoding 3-keto-disaccharide hydrolase, which gives rise to MKLSPFALLLVLSCTIASAQESIFDGKTLEGWKGNDAFWSVKDGTITGQTTKENPTKGNTFLIWQGGEIGDFELKLQFKIVGGNSGIQYRSVDKGNHVVNGYQADFEAGDTYIGILYEEGGRGILAQRTQKVEIASDGKKTVASEPTVDNKEFLASVKKEDWNTFEITAKGPHLVHKINGHTTIDVTDNQEGKAKASGILALQLHAGPPMTVQFKDIQLKKLK
- a CDS encoding metallophosphoesterase family protein, whose amino-acid sequence is MFTHDEPELIHEIPFRTSGSSGPRNRRLPVYTVRYENSAGPQPTILATADLQGREKESTNRLLGELLADEIERLQQAEDLPALDLCLLCGDFYDYPDLNKLGGTGDVTSAFNALARIASETAAVLGNHDELNPHELLTEVRVLDGKTFHSRSFTIGGVSGILGNPRKNNRKTEEEFLTAIEHCTDRCANVLLFHQGPQGNGPQQAGLDLINAALEPCRDLLVLCGHCHWDEPFHQEGQNLFCNVDGRVLIFLPR
- a CDS encoding alpha-amylase family glycosyl hydrolase, whose product is MSNLLRIPALDAARLQLQFAPLPREGGFPRNWRHADLNSTNDGWWQIDLSSLHLPDGEYEYEFLLERSGQATITVPDPYAEELTRFSGYRGVFYIRNNHRHRPGFDWRGEMPTGGLPQNNQLVIYELPMRWADPGEDGFDRQVGLGTFDKTRFEMLDKYILPLGVNCIELLPIQDSADTLNWGYGTRFFFAPDYDLGEPFDLKSFVHYCHTKGVRVIMDVVMNHGRKCPLQDLAYDWFFLYSGDEEKDPNGDGRPDWGGKAFRYRTQRGGAFQARNFQFGMAEFFVKEYHVDGFRLDEFKGIDNYDFIQDFTEKAHAVNDQLFAGRPFIVIAEDSWRRAGITGANHRGRRVVDSMWDFHFRDTLRALVSNTLGTKLGEHSRSVRMKQSLMAARPDVFSPDERPNRVFWDLANRVAYCTSHDIEADHEQRLLDYYLQKLTGERRDPNSRIGLAGIAFEQVITTFALTLTAAGIPMFLAGEEFADLHDIDNRNWRLKMSDPVDWYRRAEPGHAEVLSRVTNLIQLRKWHGALQRNEVEFFGFSSGNPGFHPEFDGNDGERLLAYCRTGGRGLGSNDQVIVVANLSGRDYPHIDVAWPWGYRPSLREHGGVGQDLPYITGGTAGFGLKPFQARVFAV